The genomic DNA AAGAAATGAAAGAGATCGAAGACAGCTTAAAATAAAAAATGATGTTTGAAGTCTTTTAAATACTCATTTTTAGAAAGCGATTGAGTTAAGTTCACTTATGATAAACAATTAAAGACGAGTCTGGGAATACTATCCCAATCTCGTCTTTTTTATAGGATTTACTTTTATTCAAAGTAGCATTTTAACTTATCTTTCGTTTCCTGACAAGCAAAGCTGTAATCAATTGCATCATAATTGATTTTTTGTATATCGGCCATATTAAGTAGACGATGTTTCAACAACAATTCATATTCATCCATTAACGTTGTCTGTGTCACCGTTCGATTATCCGTATTAATCAAGAAGGCCACCTCTTATTCCATCAGCTTCGGCAAATCTAAAGTCGCTAATGTATCTATGGCCTTTGTTTATAAATTGCTATTTGGACAAAACTCTAATAGGACATCGTGTTCTTTTACCCAAGACAGAGCCTGTTCATCTTGAAAAATCGCCACACCATGACCGATTCGACGTGCACCATATTGAATCACATCATACACATTTTTTACACAACCACACTCCCCGGCGTGTAAGGTAATATTTAAATTTTTACTTTTCGCATATTGAATTAATGCTTCATGCGCTTCCGTTGGTGAACTTGCTTCATCTCCTGCTAAATCTACACCTACTATATACTTTGTAATCGATGCATTCGCACCTAAATGATCAAAAATCGCTTGGTTGGTTGCCATTGAATGATGCTTCATCCCACATACGAGCAAACGTACATCCAAATCAAATTGAGCTTCAGCTTGCTGTGCACCTTCACAAACCATATCTAAAATTTCAATCGTTTTCAAACCGAAATCTTGGTGGAAAGCTGGTGCGAAGCGAATCTCAATATATTTCACACCATCTTCATTTGCTTGTCGTGCAACATCGATAACCGCTTCAATAAGACTCTCTTGTGTTTGCATGACCTTCAATATCTCATCAAATGACTGTAAATATTCTGCTAAACTTTGGCAATCTTGCTCAACGGTAACTTTTTCAATATCTATCCCTACTTGTTGACTTTCACTCTGTGATTTTAAATATTCTATACTAACAGAACCATCTAAATGGCAATGTAATTCTAATTTGGGTATCTGCTTCAAAACAGCTTTCATACATACCTCACTTCGACATCTTTTTAATATTTTATTTTACGCACATTCTCTTTATTGTCAATACACATATATTTTGTACATGACAAAACGTCATATCTGACAATCTCATTCAAATTTTCATAAATTGAAATTCAGAATTCTTTAAAACATACCGTCTTTTCATAGCAAATTCTATTAATATATCTATTTGAATTTCGTATCTCCGAAGAACTTACTGTTTTAATAAGTATAACAAAATCAAATAAATTATTAATAAATAAATTACCCACGAATAATTATAAGTTAATATTTTTTAACAAGATTTAAAAATGAGTTCAACCTTTTTTACTTTTGATAACGCTATAATATGTGCAAAGGAGTGATAAAAATGAAGAAATTACCATTAGCAAAGAAATTCACATCAGTCATTTTAGCCAATTTATTTCTATTAGTCCTCTCTATTCAATCGACAGCACATGCAGCAAAACCAGTTGACAATAATGAATTAAAATTAGTCACACACAACGTATATATGCTTCCTAAATCTTTGTATCCTAACTGGGGGCAAAGTATTCGTGCGGATCTCATCTCTCAATCTTTTTACATAAAAGGAAATGACGTTGTTATCTTAAACGAAGCATTTGATAATAGCGCATCAAACCAACTATTAAATAATCTTAAAAATGAATACCCACATCAAACAGGTGTTTTAGGCCGCTCTAGATCGGGCTGGGATAGTACAGAAGGCAGTTACTCTAGCACTGTACTTGAAGACGGTGGTGTAGCAGTCGTAAGTAAATATCCAATTAAAGAAAGAATACAGCACGTTTTCCGTCGCGGTTGTGGTTTTGATAATGACAGCAATAAAGGATTTGTATATACAAAAATTGAAAAAGATGGCAAAAATTTCCACGTTATCGGAACACATACACAAGCAGAAGATAGTCGATGTGGCGCAGGATACGACAGAGAAATCCGCGCGGAACAAATGCGAGAAATCAGTACGTTTGTTAAAAATAAAAATATACCCAAAGATGAAGTCGTTTATATTGGTGGAGACCTCAATGTAAACAAAAATTCAACTTCTGGAGAATTTCAAGATATGCTTAAAAACTTAAATGTCAATGACGTGACTTATAAAGGACACACAAGTACATGGGATCCAGAAACAAATTACATCGCTCAATATAACTTCCCAAATGCCAAACCTGAATATTTAGATTATATCTTTGTAGATAAAGATCATAGACAACCAGGCCAACTTATTAATGAAGCAATCGATGCAAAAGCGCCAAGCTGGCATGTTTACGCTTTTCCTTATACTTACTACTATAATGACTTTTCAGATCATTATCCTGTGAGTGCTTACAGCCGTTAAATATTAAAATACATTTTTATTCAAAACAATTAAATATCTTTGATACTGAAAACTCCCAAAAAACATCCTCATTCTTTGTAATATCGCTAAATGAGGATGTTTTTACATTTTATTAGTATAAAATTAATAATTTACAAGCACCGTGTTATTAAGGCTCTATACGAAATGAACTGAATCCGCTATTTAGCATAGCGTCAAAATAAAAAACCCCGTACCTTTTAATAAGGCTTACGGGGTTTTTGTGATTGGCTTACGCTTCGTCTTTAACGAATGGTAGTAATGCCATATGACGTGCACGTTTGATCGCTGTAGTCAACATACGTTGATATTTAGCTGAAGTACCTGTAACACGACGTGGTAAAATTTTACCGCGTTCTGAGATAAAACGTTTTAATAACTCAGTATCTTTATAGTCGATATGTGTAATACCGTTTGCTGTGAAATAACAAACTTTTTTACGACGACGACCGCCTCTTCTTGGTCCACCTGCCATGATTTGTGCCTCCCTTACTATAAAATGATTCTATACGTTCGCTAATTCATTAAAATGGTAAATCATCATCGCTAATATCGATAGGACCATTCGCATTCGCAAATGGATTATCGTTATGTGCGGGTTGATTGTTATTTTGATATGACGAATTTTGACCTTGTTGTTGCCCACCGAAGCTCTGACCATAGCTTTGGAAATCATTGCCTTGATTAGAGTGACGTTGGTTTTGTGATTTTGGCTCAAGGAATTGAACACTGTCACATACCACTTCAGTGACGAACACACGTCGGCCTTCTTGGTTCTCATAACTGCGTGATTGTAAGCGACCATCAACGCCAGCTAAACTTCCTTTGAACAAAAAGTTGTTCACGTTTTCTGCTTGTTTACGAAAAACTACACAGTTAATGAAGTCCGCTTCACGTTCCCCTTGCGCATTCGTAAACGTACGATTAATCGCTAGAGTAAAAGTCGCTACACTTACGCCTGAGGGTGTCGTTCTGTATTCTGGATCTTTAGTTAATCGACCTACTAATACGACTCTGTTAAGCATTTTCACGCCCCCATTATTATTCTATTACTTATCTTCGTCTTCACGGACAACGATGTAACGAATGATATCGTCATTGATTTTAGCTAAACGTTGGAATTCGTCAGTTGCTACGTTGTTGTCAGACTTAATACGTACGATGTTGTAATAACCATCTTTAAAGTCTTCAATTTCGTAAGCTAAACGACGTTTACCCCAGTCCTTCGTTTCTAATACTTCAGAACCTTCAGAAGCTAAAATTCCGTTAAAACGTTCAACTACTGCTTTACGCGCATCTTCCTCGATGTTCGGACGCACGATGTACATAATTTCATATGTTCTCATTTTATATTTGCACCTCCTTGTGGTCTATACGGCCTATCAATGAAATGATAAGCAAGGAATAATTTTCATTACTCACATTCAAAGATTGTACCACATCACATTACTTATTACAACATTAATCAGAAGATGTTCTATATTTCTCTTTATAGAGCATAAATGCTTTCCAAGTCATAAAAATCAAAAGATAAGATTTCGCATTACTTTTTTCACTCATTAGTAAAACCAAAATATATTAATTTGTTTTTATGAACAATTAAGAAATAGTTAATTTAACTCAATATAAAAGCGTGCTATATTTTAAATGCTTACAACAAATAAAAAACTGAATATGAAAGGGATTAATTATGAAAAACAAATACATAGCTAAATTATTAATGGGTGTTGCTACAGTATCTATCGCAACAATCGTATCAAACGGACAAGCTGACGCGAGCGAGCAAGTCCAAGAAAGTGCAAAATCTGGATTAGCACCTGCTGCTACTCAAACTTTTGAATCAGCAAAAGTTTCTCCAGAACAAAAAGCATTTTACCAAGTATTACATATGGAAGGTATCACTGAAGAACAACGTAATCAATATTTAAAACAATTGCACGAAGATAAAGAAAGTGCACAAAATGTTTACTCTGAATCAATTAAAGACAGCCTACGTCCTGAGCGCCGTGTAGGTCAACAAAACGCTTTTTATGAAATTTTAAATAATGAAGACATCACTGACGAACAACGTGATCGTTACATTTCACAAATTAAAGAAAATCCAGATGCAAGCCAAAAAGTATTTGATGAATCAGTAAACCAAACTGAAACAAAACCAGCTGAGCCACAAATTGAACCTAAAGATTGGGAAAAACAATGGCAAGAACAACCTCAACAAGAAGAACAAAAACCTGAAGTTCCGAAAGTAGAAGAGAAAAAAGAACAAGATAAACCTGAAGCCAAAACGCCTGAAGTTAAAGAGCAAGATAAACCTAAAGCACCTAAAGTAGAAGAACAAAAAGAGCAAGAAGCACCTGAAGCCAAAACGCCTGAAGTGAAAAAAGAAGAGCAAAAACCTGAAGCACAACAACCTCAAGTGCAAAAACCTGAAGTTCAACATCAAGGTCAATCTCAAAACCAAGCAACACCATCTCAACCTTCAGCTCCTGCTGTTCCAAAAGTTGAAGCACCTTCTAAACCTTCAACTTGGACAGATTACTGGAACTCATTTAAACGTCCGTTTGAAAATGGTTACACTTACATCAAAGATAGCTTTAATAACGCTAAAAAATACGTAACTGATTCATATAAAAGCATTACAGAAAAATACAATAATGCAAAATACTACTCAAAATTATACTTTAAATATAAAGATGCAATGGATATTGCTGTTTTAGCTTTATTGAATGATAAAGGTGCTAATGCATATATCACACCAATTAAAATAGATAAAAACAATGGTACTTTATATAATGCATATGCAAAAACAAGTAACTTTGTAACAAGTGGTATCAACACAGGAAAAGTATTATATACTTTATACCAAAAACCTCAAGCAGTTAAAGCAGCAATTACTACAGTTGAAACTGCACAAAAAGTTAAAAATGCTTTCAGTAGTATTTTATCAATCTTCAAATAATCAATACAAAAAGACTCGCACCCCCTAGCGAGTCTTTTTATTTAATATCAATTCATGTAGCATATTATTAAGCTCTAAATGACTTTAATTAAAGGTGGTGGCATTTTGTCATGAGAAAAACAATGTATAGCTTTCATATATTAAGTAACACCCTTCTCGTATTATTCTTATTCATCCCTATTCCATTTTTAAATTATGAGGGTGGCGATATTCTTTCTATTTATTTTCAAGTTTCATTAATACTATTCGTTCTTTCAGTCACTTTATATTTTTTAAACCAGAAAAATAGAAAAACGTGGATGATTAGTACGATTCTATCAATCTTAAGTATTCTTATCGTTTTCCCAGTCGTATTTTTTTATTTATTTTTCGGAATACCGCCCGCTTAATCATAAACTTCTTTAGTCACAAAATTTGTTATCATTAATTTAAAAGGCAATCTTAAAATAATAAATGATGCATCTGATTGCACGATGTTTCAACCTAAAAAATAAACTGCGAAGTAGAGCCGGTGCACTCTACTTACACAGTTTAAATTGGACGATGAATATCCTTTTTTCAGTTTATGTTTTGATCGATAACGACATTCTCTTTATATCGTCGTTATTATTTTATATTTATATACTTTTATGGGTTAAGGGGTAAATGTTTTTTATACGAGATGGAAGGTTCTCTTATTTTATAAGTATCTCTTACGATTGAGTCTAATTCGTAAATTCTAGGGTAAGTATTTAAAGCGATGAATCTTCTTTATATTTGCTTACTTTTGTATATTATCTTGGATGAATTTTTTTATTTGAGGTGTAAAGTAAACACCAAATGATTTTCTGTGAGGTGAATCTTGAATCTCTCTAGCATAAGAAACACCTATTGCTTCACCTTTTCCATTAACAATTGGTGAACCAGAATTACCTGGCTCTGTAAAAGCGTCAAGTACAATCTCATTTCCTTTTACAGATACAACTTTACCAAATGATTCCAATAAATTATAGGCATGTTTATCCGGTTTTGGATAACCTATCATTGACATTGTCATGGTCAGCTAGCTTCAATACGCCTGCTTTTTCATTAAACTTCCAATTTTCTTCTGCTTTTTCTTTAACATGAACAATCGCTAAATCTTCTTGACCAGGATACGGAATAACTTCTAATACGTTATAATTTCCAGCGTTGCTATTAAATCCTGTAGGGTGTAAGGCAGCTTTCGTTCCCACACCTTTACCAGGACCATTTACTACATGCTTATTTGTCACAATCGCATTCTTACCTACTACAAATCCTGTTCCATGTTTAAGTGCAACAACTGCATTGTAAGGGCTTTTCGAGGCATCATGTATTTCCACAACATTTTTCTCTGCCTTTGCGAATGACTGATAAGCTTCTGTAAATGTACTACCTAGACCTAAAGAAATTATCATCGTAAATGTTGCTCAACCTTTGATCAAGATATTCTTATTCAATTTAAGCCTCCTTTAAATTTAATGTTGTTTTGTATCTAGATACATCTTTATTATATGTTTTTATTATAGGTTTATTAATTAACTACCAATTAACTATATATTAAATTTTTATTAAATAATATATAAAAAAGATGTGAATAGATTTTTTTAAAAAGGATAATATTAAAATAAAAAAACATGTAATGTTCTGTTTTAAAGTAAGGCATATTAAATCGCAATGTGTTAAGACTTATGAAAGCTTTCTAGGTACAAATAGCATCTTATCACTTATAAAAAATGACACAACGCTTCAAATTCCGTAAGGCTTGAAAGGTTGTGTCATTGATTTTTATTTTATATACGTTCAATCTACTGCTTCGTAATGAAATTTATACGTTAAATCTGAAGTGCACGACATCGCCGTCCTGCATAATATAGTCCTTACCTTCTAAACGCATTTTACCAGCTTCTTTAGCACCTTGTTCACCGTTGTTGGCAACATAGTCCTCATAACTTGTTACTTCGGCACGAATAAAGCCACGCTCAAAGTCAGTGTGAATAATACCCGCACATTGTGGTGCAGTCATGCCTTCTTTAAATGTCCATGCACGCACTTCTTGTACGCCAGCTGTAAAATAAGTCGCAAGTCCTAATAAATCATATGTTTTACGAATTAAACGATTTAAACCAGGTTCTTCGATACCTAATTCTTCCAAGAACATCGCTTTATCTTCATCATCTAAAGTCGCAATTTCTTCTTCGATTTTAGCACTGATGACAATGACTTCTGAATCTTCACTCGCTGCATACTCACGAATGGCTTTTACTTTATCATTTTCAGCGTCATTGACCTCATCTTCACCTACGTTAGCAATATATAACATCGATTTAGACGTTAAAAGTTGTGCTTGGTTGACGTATTTTTGATCTTCTTCATTGAAATCAATACTACGCACGGGTTTACCGTTTTCAAGCGTTTCTTTAATTTGAGTTAAAATACGGACTTCATTCACGGCTGTTTTATCTTTTTGTTTCGCCATTTTTTCTAAACGTGGCAATCTTTTTTCTACAGATTCTAAGTCAGCTAATACTAATTCCATATTGATAACTTCAATGTCTTCAATAGGATTCACACGTCCTGCTACGTGTGTCACGTTTTCATCATCAAAAGCGCGGACAACTTGGCAAATCGCATCGACTTCTCGAATATGAGATAAAAATTTATTACCTAAACCTTCCCCTTTTGACGCGCCTTTTACAATCCCGGCAATATCTGTAAATTCGAAAGTCGTCGGTACTGTTTTCTTAGGATTAACTATTTTTTCTAATTCACTTAATCGTGTATCCGGTACTTCTACGATACCCACGTTAGGATCAATCGTAGCGAAAGGATAGTTTGCAGCAAGTGCACCTGCTTTAGTTATTGCATTAAAAAGTGTTGACTTCCCGACGTTAGGCAAGCCCACAATACCAGCTGTTAAGGCCATTATTCATTCTCCTTCTCATTTGAACTCGCTTTGACGAGTATTTTTTTTAGTTTTTTATTAAAAGTTTGACGGGGGAGCATAATGCTTCGATGACATTGCTCACATTTGATACGAATATCTGCGCCCATACGAATAATCTTAAACCGATTTGCACCACAAGCATGTTGCTTCTTCATCTCTACTATATCATTTAATTCGTAATTTGATGACACACATTTTCACCTCTATGATTCCGCGTTTTGTTGATCTTTATAGAGTTGGACAAGGGTCGGCATTGGTGCTTCAATCCCTTCAGCTTGTAAAAATTCTTTGAGTTCTCGTCGAAGAATACGTGAACCTGAAAAACTTTCACCTGGAAGCGTCTCTCCAGCGACACGAATTCTTACTTCATAGCTATTAAAAGTATCCACCCCTAAGACTTCTGGTGGCTCAATAAAGATGTCATACTTTTTCGGAATAGATTTTAAGAATATGTTCATTTTCTTTTCAACATCATCAATTTTTTCATTAATCGATACTGGAATATCAATCACTGAGACTCCATTTGTGACTGAAAAGTTGGTAACTTCACTCATCGTACCATTTGGAATAATTGATAGCTCTCCTGTATATGACAGTATCCGTGTAGAACGTAAGCCAATCGCTTTCACTGTCCCCTCTGCAATAGGAGAACTATTATTTTTAATGCTGACATAATCACCCACATCGAATTGATTTTCAAAAATAATAAAGAAGCCTGTAATCACATCTTTAACAAGTGTTTGTGCACCGAAACCAATAGCGAGACCGACAACACCCGCTCCGGCTAAAATACTTTCAACGCTAATACCAAATTTACTGAGTACCGTCGTTAAAGTAATAAACCAAACCAGATAACCGACAACATTTTGAACTAAAGTAATCAATGTTTTTGATCTTTTAGCACGATTTGATTTCGTCATCGCTCGGTTATTGACTTTAAAGAATTGTTCAATGACTTTATTTAAAATACGCACGACAACAAAAGCAACAATGACATAAATGGCAATAATAATTAATTTTGTAAGTAAATTCGAGTATGTTTCAGGCTCTAATAACGGCTGAACCATACTTTCTATAACTGCTTTAAATTGATTCATAACGACTCCCTTTCTCCATAATCACTTTCCCCTATTGGCGACACAATTGATTTCAAAGGCGCGGTTTTTACATTTTCTTCAATTGTTGAATCAATCTCCGATAATCACTTTCTGAATGAAATGTAAATGTAATCTCACCAACATTTTTCTTCATGGCAATCTCAACTGAAGTCCCATATTGTTCCTGCAATTGCTGCTCGTGTTGACGTATCATGGCAGGTTTTTTAATGGCTCTCTGTTGCGGTTCTTCACGCTTTTTACTTGTTCCTAACAATTCGGCGACCACTTGTTCCA from Staphylococcus schleiferi includes the following:
- the sph gene encoding sphingomyelin phosphodiesterase, which gives rise to MKKLPLAKKFTSVILANLFLLVLSIQSTAHAAKPVDNNELKLVTHNVYMLPKSLYPNWGQSIRADLISQSFYIKGNDVVILNEAFDNSASNQLLNNLKNEYPHQTGVLGRSRSGWDSTEGSYSSTVLEDGGVAVVSKYPIKERIQHVFRRGCGFDNDSNKGFVYTKIEKDGKNFHVIGTHTQAEDSRCGAGYDREIRAEQMREISTFVKNKNIPKDEVVYIGGDLNVNKNSTSGEFQDMLKNLNVNDVTYKGHTSTWDPETNYIAQYNFPNAKPEYLDYIFVDKDHRQPGQLINEAIDAKAPSWHVYAFPYTYYYNDFSDHYPVSAYSR
- the rpsR gene encoding 30S ribosomal protein S18, whose product is MAGGPRRGGRRRKKVCYFTANGITHIDYKDTELLKRFISERGKILPRRVTGTSAKYQRMLTTAIKRARHMALLPFVKDEA
- the ssb gene encoding single-stranded DNA-binding protein, coding for MLNRVVLVGRLTKDPEYRTTPSGVSVATFTLAINRTFTNAQGEREADFINCVVFRKQAENVNNFLFKGSLAGVDGRLQSRSYENQEGRRVFVTEVVCDSVQFLEPKSQNQRHSNQGNDFQSYGQSFGGQQQGQNSSYQNNNQPAHNDNPFANANGPIDISDDDLPF
- the rpsF gene encoding 30S ribosomal protein S6 — protein: MRTYEIMYIVRPNIEEDARKAVVERFNGILASEGSEVLETKDWGKRRLAYEIEDFKDGYYNIVRIKSDNNVATDEFQRLAKINDDIIRYIVVREDEDK
- a CDS encoding B domain-containing protein encodes the protein MKNKYIAKLLMGVATVSIATIVSNGQADASEQVQESAKSGLAPAATQTFESAKVSPEQKAFYQVLHMEGITEEQRNQYLKQLHEDKESAQNVYSESIKDSLRPERRVGQQNAFYEILNNEDITDEQRDRYISQIKENPDASQKVFDESVNQTETKPAEPQIEPKDWEKQWQEQPQQEEQKPEVPKVEEKKEQDKPEAKTPEVKEQDKPKAPKVEEQKEQEAPEAKTPEVKKEEQKPEAQQPQVQKPEVQHQGQSQNQATPSQPSAPAVPKVEAPSKPSTWTDYWNSFKRPFENGYTYIKDSFNNAKKYVTDSYKSITEKYNNAKYYSKLYFKYKDAMDIAVLALLNDKGANAYITPIKIDKNNGTLYNAYAKTSNFVTSGINTGKVLYTLYQKPQAVKAAITTVETAQKVKNAFSSILSIFK
- a CDS encoding trypsin-like serine peptidase → MSMIGYPKPDKHAYNLLESFGKVVSVKGNEIVLDAFTEPGNSGSPIVNGKGEAIGVSYAREIQDSPHRKSFGVYFTPQIKKFIQDNIQK
- a CDS encoding trypsin-like serine protease; the protein is MIISLGLGSTFTEAYQSFAKAEKNVVEIHDASKSPYNAVVALKHGTGFVVGKNAIVTNKHVVNGPGKGVGTKAALHPTGFNSNAGNYNVLEVIPYPGQEDLAIVHVKEKAEENWKFNEKAGVLKLADHDNVNDRLSKTG
- the ychF gene encoding redox-regulated ATPase YchF, whose translation is MALTAGIVGLPNVGKSTLFNAITKAGALAANYPFATIDPNVGIVEVPDTRLSELEKIVNPKKTVPTTFEFTDIAGIVKGASKGEGLGNKFLSHIREVDAICQVVRAFDDENVTHVAGRVNPIEDIEVINMELVLADLESVEKRLPRLEKMAKQKDKTAVNEVRILTQIKETLENGKPVRSIDFNEEDQKYVNQAQLLTSKSMLYIANVGEDEVNDAENDKVKAIREYAASEDSEVIVISAKIEEEIATLDDEDKAMFLEELGIEEPGLNRLIRKTYDLLGLATYFTAGVQEVRAWTFKEGMTAPQCAGIIHTDFERGFIRAEVTSYEDYVANNGEQGAKEAGKMRLEGKDYIMQDGDVVHFRFNV
- a CDS encoding DUF951 domain-containing protein, which translates into the protein MSSNYELNDIVEMKKQHACGANRFKIIRMGADIRIKCEQCHRSIMLPRQTFNKKLKKILVKASSNEKENE
- a CDS encoding mechanosensitive ion channel family protein, whose protein sequence is MNQFKAVIESMVQPLLEPETYSNLLTKLIIIAIYVIVAFVVVRILNKVIEQFFKVNNRAMTKSNRAKRSKTLITLVQNVVGYLVWFITLTTVLSKFGISVESILAGAGVVGLAIGFGAQTLVKDVITGFFIIFENQFDVGDYVSIKNNSSPIAEGTVKAIGLRSTRILSYTGELSIIPNGTMSEVTNFSVTNGVSVIDIPVSINEKIDDVEKKMNIFLKSIPKKYDIFIEPPEVLGVDTFNSYEVRIRVAGETLPGESFSGSRILRRELKEFLQAEGIEAPMPTLVQLYKDQQNAES